DNA from Terriglobales bacterium:
CAGAGGCGGGTCACAACCGAGCTGGCGGAAGAACGCAATCGCTTTGTGGCCGATGAGGTTCTGATTGCCTATGCACATCCGAGCGGCAAAATGAAAACGCTCGCGCGCGAGCTGCTCAGAGCGGGCAAGCGGGTTTATACTTCAACTCCAAAGGCGACGCCGGCCCTTGTGCACTGGGGGCAGTTCCGGTTGAGCCGGAGTATTTCGCTGATCGTAATGCGATAGATTCTCAGAGTTCTGCCTGAGGAGAGAAGCTCTGCGTCCATAAAACCAACCGCGCTACAAAAGACCTCGACAGCCCTTCAGGTGCTTCTTCAGTCCTCACCACCTCCGCGCCCTCTGTGGTGAACGGACTTGCCACAGACCGCCAGGGCTGAACATGGATTGGAACATCAAGCGGATTTTTGCTGTGCTGCGGGAGAGTGTTTGCGCGAGCGAGGTTTGCGCTTTAGCGCCAGGCCGGCGCCGCTGACGACAATAGCAGCCGCTCTCCAGCGCGGCCTTTTACGGATAACGATTTCGACATCCTGGCCAAGCGCGTTCAGGAAGTGCATGAGCCGTTCGGCGGAGAAACCGTCCAGCCGGTAATTGCGAAGAGCGGAGACGTTGGGCTGTTTCGTCCGGAGTTGCCGGGCAGCTTCTACCTGGGTCAGGTGCTCAATCAGCTTATTAATAGCCAGGGCGAGCCGCACTTTGGTGTGCTCCTCGCCGGCATTGAGCAGCCCCAGATCTGCGAACACATTCCCGGAACTCGGTTGAACCTGGTTTTCATCTGTTCCTTTTGCCATGGCTCTCCTCGTAATGCTGTTGCGCAATTTGCAGCCGTTTGTGAACGTTCTCTACATCCTGTTGCGGAGTCCTGATGCCCTTCTTCGACTTCTTCTGAAAGGCATACAAGGCGTAAATCACGTCGGCGAAGCGTACTGTGTACAGGGCCCGATAGGTGCTCCCCTGATCGTCTTCTACGATCTCAAATACGCCTGGTCCTTCGCCTTTCCAGGGCTTGCTCGCGGGGTGTTTTGCTCCCATCTGGGCAAGCGCCAGCGCTCTGCCCACCGTTCTCTTGACGCCCTTTGGGAACTTTCTTACCTCCCGGAGTGTGTCGCCGATCCAGACCAGCGGCTTCAGTTCCGGCGAGGGTGCTTTCTCCGTCATGAATTATCCTAATTTTGGGATAGGAAATCAACAGGAAACATTATAAGAGGTTGCATAGAGCCAACCCACACCGCGGACTAACGCGGATCCCCGGCTTCGCCCCACGGCAGGCCGGGGCAGGCGCCGGGACGGGTGAGCGCGGATCAAAACCCGGTTGAGCCACTGACGAGCGCAGACGAGCACGGACCGAACCCCTTTTACCACAAAGGACACGAAGGAACACGAAGGTCGTAAAACCCCTAAAAACCATTTACCACAGAGAACACGGAGGAACACGGAGGACTCAGCCGCGAAGGGCACGAAGGGCGCGAAAGGTCAAGGCTTACCGCGGATTTTCGCAGAATCAGCGCGGATTGAACCCCTTTTACCACAAAGGACACGAAGGAACACGAAGGTAGTAAAAGTCAAAAG
Protein-coding regions in this window:
- a CDS encoding helix-turn-helix transcriptional regulator, with the translated sequence MAKGTDENQVQPSSGNVFADLGLLNAGEEHTKVRLALAINKLIEHLTQVEAARQLRTKQPNVSALRNYRLDGFSAERLMHFLNALGQDVEIVIRKRPRWRAAAIVVSGAGLALKRKPRSRKHSPAAQQKSA
- a CDS encoding type II toxin-antitoxin system RelE/ParE family toxin, with the translated sequence MTEKAPSPELKPLVWIGDTLREVRKFPKGVKRTVGRALALAQMGAKHPASKPWKGEGPGVFEIVEDDQGSTYRALYTVRFADVIYALYAFQKKSKKGIRTPQQDVENVHKRLQIAQQHYEESHGKRNR